A genomic segment from Bombus affinis isolate iyBomAffi1 chromosome 13, iyBomAffi1.2, whole genome shotgun sequence encodes:
- the LOC126923340 gene encoding cytochrome P450 9e2-like: MESSMESFSFSFKLLVIGLIVVSLAKLISLFHHQYSYWKKRHVPHVGSMPVFGSAWKLFTRCVSLPDYCTFVYNYYPNARYVGMMDFSTPVVVIRDPEMIREIAVKNFEHFPDHQSFINEKIDPIFGKNVFSLKGDRWREMRNTLSPSFTASKMRFMFELVSKCSEEFVDHLYNHPELSCSIEAKDAFTRYTNDVIATVAFGISVNSLKNRNNEFYKKGADATNFGGLFRLLKFLLFRMNPRLTRMAGLSFLSRDTASFFHRVVSETVKARDEQNIVRPDMIHLLMQARDKEKPATHQMTIDDITAQAFIFFLAGFDTSSTLMCYMVHELALNPDVQEKLQKEVDRYVEEGNGFISYEALSKMEYMEMVTSETLRKYPPIVFIDRLCAQKFQLPPAESGYNYLTVYPDNIVWFPVYALHRDPKYFPDPEKFDPERFNHVNKDNIVPYTYLPFGLGPRKCIGNRFALMETKILIAYLLHRFHLKITERTKTPIEFSKTNFSLTPDQGFWIGLERRNF, translated from the coding sequence ATGGAGTCATCAATGGAGTCGTTCTCTTTTTCGTTCAAGTTGTTAGTGATCGGCTTGATCGTTGTTAGTCTGGCCAAGTTGATCAGTTTGTTTCATCACCAGTACAGTTACTGGAAAAAGAGACACGTTCCTCATGTGGGGTCGATGCCTGTATTTGGATCCGCGTGGAAACTGTTCACCCGTTGCGTGTCCCTTCCCGATTATTGCACGTTCGTCTACAATTATTATCCGAACGCAAGGTACGTCGGTATGATGGATTTCTCTACGCCAGTTGTGGTAATTCGGGATCCAGAGATGATCAGGGAGATAGCTGTGAAGAATTTTGAGCATTTTCCCGATCATCAGAGTTTCATCAACGAAAAGATAGATCCGATCTTCGGGAAAAACGTGTTCTCCTTGAAAGGTGATCGATGGAGAGAGATGAGGAACACACTGAGTCCATCCTTCACAGCTAGCAAGATGCGATTCATGTTCGAGCTGGTATCTAAATGTTCTGAGGAATTCGTCGACCATTTATATAATCATCCAGAATTGTCGTGTTCGATAGAGGCGAAAGATGCGTTCACTAGGTATACCAACGACGTGATTGCCACTGTGGCTTTCGGAATAAGTGTGAATTCGTTGAAAAACCGGAACAACGAGTTCTATAAAAAAGGAGCGGATGCAACGAATTTTGGTGGTCTTTTTCGGTTACTCAAGTTTCTGTTATTTCGTATGAATCCACGTTTAACCAGAATGGCAGGATTAtcgtttctttcacgcgatACCGCCAGCTTCTTCCATAGGGTCGTTTCTGAAACTGTGAAGGCACGGGACGAGCAAAATATCGTTCGACCGGACATGATTCACCTTTTGATGCAGGCTAGGGATAAGGAGAAGCCTGCCACACATCAGATGACTATCGATGATATCACAGCTCAGGCGTTCATCTTCTTTTTGGCTGGTTTTGACACGTCCTCCACCTTGATGTGTTACATGGTTCACGAGCTGGCGCTTAATCCGGACGTACAAGAGAAATTACAGAAAGAGGTGGATCGATATGTGGAAGAAGGAAACGGATTTATTTCGTACGAGGCTCTCTCGAAAATGGAGTACATGGAAATGGTGACATCAGAGACACTTCGGAAATATCCTCCGATAGTTTTCATCGATAGGTTGTGCGCGCAAAAGTTTCAACTGCCTCCAGCGGAATCTGGCTACAACTATTTAACCGTATATCCAGATAACATCGTTTGGTTTCCTGTTTACGCATTGCATCGCGATCCCAAGTATTTTCCTGACCCAGAGAAGTTCGATCCAGAACGTTTTAACCACGTGAATAAGGATAACATCGTTCCTTATACGTACTTACCGTTTGGCCTCGGGCCGCGAAAATGCATAGGCAATCGTTTTGCCTTAATGGAGACCAAGATTCTGATAGCTTATCTGTTGCACAGATTCCACTTGAAAATCACCGAAAGGACGAAAACACCTATTGAATTTAGCAAGACGAACTTTTCGTTGACTCCTGATCAAGGGTTTTGGATTGGTCTCGAAAGAAGGAACTTTTAG